In Sphingobacterium zeae, one genomic interval encodes:
- the glyA gene encoding serine hydroxymethyltransferase gives MIEDDILFGLIENENRRQHDGIELIASENYVSNQVLRAAGSILTNKYAEGYPSKRYYGGCEYVDQIERLAIDRVKKIFDVEYVNVQPHSGSQANAAVFAACLNPGDKILGFNLSHGGHLTHGSSVNFSGKIYEPYDYGVNSDTEMIDYDQILQVAKKVKPHMIIAGATAYSRDINFKKFREIADSVDALLLADISHPAGLIAKGLHSNPVPYCHVITTTTHKTLRGPRGGMIMVGKDYEYNKGTGRPKLMSSRLDSSVFPGIQGGPLMHIIAAKAAAFGEILTDEFSLYANQIIKNAKVLADCFIKRGYKIVSNGTDNHLMLLDLSNKNISGKDAEKQLGRAGITVNKNMIPFDSKSAFVTSGIRIGTSALTTRGLVENDMIQIVDYMDEVISSPYHTPTLNRIKDRVLNFMADRPLFV, from the coding sequence ATGATTGAAGATGACATCTTATTTGGATTAATAGAAAACGAGAACAGGAGACAGCATGATGGTATTGAGTTAATAGCTTCAGAAAATTATGTGAGTAATCAAGTTTTGAGAGCAGCGGGCTCCATTTTGACTAACAAATATGCAGAAGGATATCCTTCTAAAAGATATTATGGCGGTTGTGAATACGTAGATCAAATCGAAAGACTTGCGATTGATAGGGTGAAAAAGATATTCGATGTAGAATATGTCAATGTACAACCCCATTCGGGATCTCAAGCAAATGCCGCAGTTTTTGCAGCTTGCCTAAATCCTGGCGATAAAATATTGGGCTTTAACTTATCTCATGGAGGTCATTTAACACATGGCTCATCTGTAAATTTTTCAGGAAAAATTTACGAACCATATGATTACGGTGTTAATTCGGATACTGAAATGATTGATTATGACCAAATATTACAGGTAGCAAAAAAGGTAAAGCCACATATGATCATTGCAGGTGCCACTGCATATTCAAGAGATATTAACTTTAAGAAGTTTAGAGAAATAGCCGATTCCGTAGATGCATTGCTACTAGCTGATATTTCCCACCCAGCTGGTCTCATTGCTAAAGGGCTGCATAGTAATCCTGTTCCTTACTGTCATGTAATTACCACAACTACACATAAGACTCTTCGTGGTCCTAGAGGAGGAATGATAATGGTTGGAAAGGATTATGAATACAATAAGGGAACCGGGCGTCCAAAACTGATGTCGTCGCGATTAGATTCTTCCGTATTTCCCGGAATACAAGGTGGCCCTTTAATGCACATTATAGCAGCAAAGGCAGCAGCTTTTGGAGAGATTTTAACGGATGAATTTTCTTTATATGCCAATCAAATAATAAAAAATGCCAAAGTGTTAGCGGATTGTTTTATAAAAAGAGGGTATAAGATAGTCTCTAATGGTACCGATAATCACTTGATGTTATTGGATCTTTCGAATAAAAATATTTCGGGTAAAGATGCTGAAAAACAGCTTGGACGTGCTGGTATAACAGTTAATAAAAATATGATTCCATTTGATAGCAAATCAGCATTTGTAACTTCAGGAATAAGAATAGGAACATCTGCATTGACAACTAGGGGGTTAGTTGAAAATGATATGATACAAATTGTGGATTACATGGATGAAGTTATCAGTAGTCCCTATCATACACCAACCCTTAATCGAATAAAGGATAGAGTTTTAAACTTTATGGCTGATAGACCACTATTTGTATAG
- a CDS encoding phosphatidylserine decarboxylase family protein yields the protein MHIHKEGFFSITLAFLLHGIFLTYLYFVNDILSVILSIVSGLALLGIVGFFRIPKREHPIKSESILAPCDGKVVAVEEIEPDEYFAEKRLQISVFMSVFDVHVNLNPVTGRIVYNNYHPGKHLVAWHPKSSNDNERHVVVYQLSNGREIMAKQIAGALARRIANYLPVGTYGIQGDEMGFIKFGSRVDLILPTDIDVNVVIGEKVKGGITALAFWKS from the coding sequence ATGCATATACATAAAGAAGGTTTTTTTTCAATCACATTAGCTTTTTTGCTACATGGAATTTTTCTAACTTATCTATATTTTGTCAATGATATACTAAGTGTAATATTATCCATAGTTTCCGGTTTAGCCCTCTTAGGGATAGTGGGATTTTTTAGAATACCTAAACGAGAACACCCCATTAAATCAGAAAGTATTCTAGCACCATGTGACGGGAAAGTTGTAGCGGTTGAAGAAATAGAGCCAGATGAATATTTTGCAGAAAAGCGTCTTCAAATTTCTGTATTTATGAGTGTGTTCGACGTACACGTGAATTTAAATCCCGTGACTGGTAGGATAGTATATAATAATTATCACCCTGGAAAACATTTGGTAGCATGGCATCCAAAATCATCGAACGATAATGAAAGACATGTTGTCGTTTATCAATTAAGTAATGGCAGAGAAATAATGGCTAAACAAATAGCTGGGGCATTAGCACGTAGAATAGCAAACTATTTACCTGTCGGTACATATGGAATTCAGGGAGATGAAATGGGATTTATAAAATTTGGGTCTCGCGTTGATCTTATATTGCCAACCGATATTGATGTCAACGTTGTAATTGGAGAGAAAGTTAAAGGGGGTATTACAGCGTTGGCATTCTGGAAAAGTTGA
- the pdxY gene encoding pyridoxal kinase, with protein sequence MNKNLSTIMTIQSQLAYGYAGNNLAILAMQLNGFDPIQIPTVFYSNHLEYDVVKGIKMNGYFLKQILCGILKNNLLADESYIVSGFCNSISVVEFIADVVKSYKKNSHVKYIYDPAFGDFRAGGLYNAKEVVSVALKELIPIADIITPNQYELEYILGIKIVNPETLLHVIKNHTELSSKIIIITSVNFDNTPNDRIDVVLYSQYTLKIFYTPKINIDLVGCGDLFTALLVCQLKLNGSNIDKAIECVNKYIHQVMLFIYTNNMSGFTAQVLLKYRSILYEEQQLEEVFDEPRNNNKH encoded by the coding sequence ATGAATAAAAACCTATCTACAATAATGACAATTCAAAGTCAACTTGCGTATGGTTATGCAGGTAATAATTTAGCAATCTTGGCGATGCAACTAAATGGTTTTGATCCTATTCAGATTCCAACAGTATTTTACTCCAACCACTTAGAATATGATGTCGTAAAAGGTATTAAAATGAATGGTTATTTCCTCAAACAAATTTTATGTGGTATTCTAAAGAATAACCTTTTGGCGGATGAAAGCTATATCGTGAGTGGCTTTTGTAATAGCATATCGGTGGTGGAATTTATCGCAGATGTCGTTAAGTCTTATAAAAAAAATAGTCATGTTAAATATATTTATGATCCAGCATTTGGTGACTTTCGAGCTGGAGGTTTGTATAATGCTAAAGAAGTGGTGTCGGTGGCTTTGAAAGAACTGATACCAATTGCTGATATTATAACACCCAACCAATACGAATTAGAATATATATTAGGCATTAAGATTGTCAACCCTGAGACGCTATTGCATGTCATAAAAAACCATACTGAGCTCAGTTCAAAAATTATTATAATAACAAGTGTGAATTTTGACAATACACCAAATGACAGAATTGATGTAGTATTGTATTCTCAATATACACTTAAAATATTTTATACACCAAAGATTAATATTGATTTAGTTGGTTGTGGTGACTTATTTACAGCTTTACTCGTATGCCAGTTAAAGTTGAACGGCAGTAATATAGATAAGGCAATAGAATGTGTAAATAAATACATCCATCAGGTAATGCTATTTATTTATACTAATAATATGAGTGGTTTTACAGCGCAAGTATTATTGAAGTATAGGAGTATTCTTTATGAAGAGCAGCAGCTTGAAGAGGTATTTGACGAGCCGAGAAATAATAATAAACACTGA